A segment of the Candidatus Eisenbacteria bacterium genome:
GACCGTCCTCGAGTCACCCCGACGCGATCTGACGCGCTCCGTTCCTCGCTTTCGAGTGACGCCCTGCGAAACGTGCCGGCTTCACCGACTCGCCGAGCAGTCGCATGAACTCCTCGAAATAGGGCGACGCCACGCCATTCCGTGAGCGGCGGGTCACGCCCTGCCACGAGCGCCGGTGGCCGCGCCGGCCGAGTCGCACACCCGCCAGCTTGCCCGAGGCGAGCTGAGGCCCGACGGCCCACGCGGCGGCCACCGTCACGCCCAGCCCGGCGCGCACCATCGACAGCACGGCCTCCGTGAGCCTGATCACGTCCACTCGGGCGGGCCGGTGCGGCGTGCGTCCGAAGAACTCCTGGAAGAAGAAGTTCTCATCCGGCGGCGTGTACAGCAGCAGCCGCTCCCCGACGAAGTCCGATGCGCGCACGTACGGTGCGCGCGCGAGCCGGTGCCCCGCCGGGACGACGAGCAGCAGCTCGTCCTCGAAGAGCGGCCAGGACTCGAAGGCGCCCTCGCGACGGAGGCGCGTCACGATCGCGAGGTCGATCTCACCGGCCGCGAGCGCGGCCAGCGGGTCGTTCGTCGCCTCCGCCACGATGCCGACTTCGACTCCCGGATTCCGAGTGTGGAACCGGGAGAGGAGAGGCGGCAGCCACTCGTAGCAGGTGTGGCACTCCGTCGCGATCCTCAGGCGGCCACGGCCGCCGGCGATGTGCTGCCTCAGGTCCTGCGCCAGCGCGTCGAGCTCACCGACGATCGGGCGGGCGCGCTCGACGAGCAGCCGGCCGGCGTCGGTGAGGACGAGCCGGCGGTTGAGCCTCAGGAACGCGGGCACGCCGAGCGTGGACTCGATCTGACGCAGCTGGTGGCTCAGTGCCGACTGGCTGAGGTGAAGCCCCTGCGCTGCGCGGGTGAGGCCGCCCCGGTCGACGATGGCGAGCAGCAGACGCAGGTGGCGGGAGTCGAGTGGCGGCGCCGGGAGAGCGGGGAGAGCGGATGGAGGGGTCATCGAAATCACTCATCGTTTTGATGCAAATGTTGCGTTGGACGAATGGATGATACCCGCCGAGGATGAGGCGTGAAAGGAGAAATCCATGCGCCTCGCCCTGGCGACCACCCTTCCGGTCTTGCTCGTGGCCGCTACGTTCTCACTCGCCCCTGCGGCCCCCCGCGAGGTGCGCGCGGCCCGCACCGCCCGCGCCCCGGTGATCGACGGGCAGATCGAGCCCGAGCTCTGGACCCAGGCGCCCGAGATCTCGGGTCTGTTCCAGCAGCGCCCGGACAACGGCGTCGCCGCCAGCGAATCCACGCAGGTGTGGATCTTGTTCGACGACGACGCGCTCTACCTCGCGGCGCGCCTCTACGCCCGCAACGGGGTCACCCGCGTGGTGGCGCGCCGGGACACCTACGTCGAATGCGACTGGTTTGGGCTGCTCCTCGACCCGCTTCACGACCGGCGGACGGGGTGCTCGTTCTTCGTCAATCCTGACGGCGTCCAGTACGACGCGGTGATCTCCAACGACATCCAGGAGGACACGAGCTGGGACGCGGTGTGGCAGTCCGCGGTCTCGGTCGATGCCGGCGGTTGGACGGCCGAGATGCGGATCCCGCTC
Coding sequences within it:
- a CDS encoding LysR family transcriptional regulator, whose amino-acid sequence is MTPPSALPALPAPPLDSRHLRLLLAIVDRGGLTRAAQGLHLSQSALSHQLRQIESTLGVPAFLRLNRRLVLTDAGRLLVERARPIVGELDALAQDLRQHIAGGRGRLRIATECHTCYEWLPPLLSRFHTRNPGVEVGIVAEATNDPLAALAAGEIDLAIVTRLRREGAFESWPLFEDELLLVVPAGHRLARAPYVRASDFVGERLLLYTPPDENFFFQEFFGRTPHRPARVDVIRLTEAVLSMVRAGLGVTVAAAWAVGPQLASGKLAGVRLGRRGHRRSWQGVTRRSRNGVASPYFEEFMRLLGESVKPARFAGRHSKARNGARQIASG